In the genome of Stigmatopora nigra isolate UIUO_SnigA chromosome 7, RoL_Snig_1.1, whole genome shotgun sequence, the window TTCATGGGGTGAAATTTACTATACACAAGGATTTTCACTCATCAATATTGAATAGGTTTAAAAACAATTGAGATTTTGACATTTACCCTTCCATAAATGTGCTTGAAATCAGCCCAGTTACCATGACCAAAATTAACAAAACCACAACAGTATAATACATCATTACAATAAAAATTCAGATTTATTTAGACCTCTTTGCAACATAATCTTTATAATTTTATAACATGGCTAAGGTATAATAGGCCATCAACCAAACATTATGTAATCAAAAATCTGAGAGTATTAATCACATCCACACTTGATTTTAATTGAAGTTtgatgtaaaaaagaaaaaaaaacataattcattGTAAAACATTAGTATAATGAGCTACAATTCTTGAACTCTTTGCGTGTaaatagtcatatttttaactatccatataaaagtaatacatgAATGTGTTCATAATCTATTCAATAAAAAGGCCGAAAATACATTACATACAATGACAATGattcacaaatatacacattatCACAAAATCCGGTTTCAATCGATACAAATGATGATGTAACGcagtcacccaaaaaaaaaaaaaaaaaaagctctatcACAAAGCCTGGATGAGGTggtttaattaccgtatttcccagactataaatcacactcgCTATAATAGTTTTGCTCGAACTGACTCGTACTTGGGTGtgacttgttttttcttttcctcactGACAAGCCTAAGGACAGTAAAGGCATGCTCTCTTCTTCAGGAGCTTGCAAAACTGTTCAGAAGTGATACTAAAAATGAAGACTTTAATAGTAGTGATTTGGAGTGGCACCAAATGTTCGGCAAATGAGTTCTGTTGGACTTTTTTGGACTACAGTTGAAAGAAAAACTTAATATGCAATGTTAGCTGctgttcttcattttaattctatGACTATATTGTATAAAGTTAGCACTTAGTTGCTAATAAAATGAAATTCCCTGCAAATTAAGACTTATGTATGTGCCCCTTGATTGTAAATTTCCTGGCTGATGTTACTTATACTTCAGTGTGACCTAGAACTTAAAAATACGGTAGCAGTTGGTAGTGTAGATGTGAAACAGTTGATTTAATTACTGTGTACCAGGGTGACAAAGAGAAAAAGTGAGCAGAGAGAGATGGCACCGGTCAGGACACCTTTTACCAACAACACGGTCCAGCTGCCCAGGAGGAAGGCGTGGATGAACAGTCTGCACatataaacataaaaatcaatttatagTTATAGTTTTCTGAAAATAACAGTTGTAGCTCTGCTTTTTTTGCAGGGACACAAAACTGTCACTGAGAGCTAGAGGTTATAAATTATGGCTAAAACTCTTGCAACAATCCATGCAACACAAGGTAACAGCTTGCTACAAAAACACATGATTAAAACCCATTTCCTccccatttattattattagtatttgaaaccaaaaattattattttatttttagaaagctATTCTCGTGCAGTTGTGTTAATAAATATTGTTCTAATTCTACAATTTTGGATTCTACCATGACTCTATCTGaaataaattgtattaaaaagtgTATAAATGTGTCCGAGTGACCAAGTCACAAAAGTAGGTTGTCTAAGTTCGGGATAGCTGCCAATGGAGAGTAAGTTTATGAACCAGTCTATGTTTGGAGTTTGAGCtgtgattttaattttattttttttacacttccgCTCACAGAAAGTTGGAAAACCATACATACTACACAAATAATGTAGTTACTCTATTTGCACCTTACCCAGCACACATTCTTTCACTATGGTGTTTCTCTAAAGAATTTTTAACGCACACTTGTTTTGCTGATGCTATATTTGTATCATTGAAGCAAATTCATACATGTCATTATGTTAGTAGTGAGTTCAATGTTGGACGTTTACAGTGAACAAAGGTTCTGGAGTGGCTCACTGAGGAtatgattttaatttgaacAACCTCCAAACTCTGGTTTGTATTTATGccataatgtgtgtgtgaatggttcaCTTACTCCATAAGGAAGGACTTATAGACACAGAGTGCCAGAAGAACAGTAACAGGTAGCCTAAAGCTCTTAGGAAGATCATATCGTGTAAACATCCACACTACTGCTGCCATGCCAATATAATGGACCTGTatacagagagaaagagaaggaatACAAACATTTTACATCTTAGCATGAACGAATTGGTAGCCAGTGCTGCAATGACAGGGGCAACGTGAGAAAAGGAGACACCTTGTGGATATAAACGTGAATGACAGCCACTCACCAAACTTATATTGGAGTCAAAGCTCATCTGTATATATTTCCAGTCAAATTCAATTCCCCTCGCTCCGACCCACAGAGGAAGACATCTACAGAAACAGAGTAGGCACACTAGCTAAATGAAAACTCAtttgttggagaaaaaaataagaaaaagagaaTTTACCTTGACATTACAAGTTCAGCAGTTGCCCAGCCCATAGCAGCCACCATTATTTTATACTCTCCTTTGCCAGCATTACGTGACATGACAAGGTGGAGTCCCAAAAGGTCTGCAAGGTCAACTGTTGCCTTCATAAATTCCTGACAGCCAAATACAGAAAGAATAACTTTATCTGTTTTTATCCTGTCATCAACCTTTTGTCATATTAAAATGAtacaatgccaaaaaaataagtaaaaagcaATAGAATAACAACAAGTTTTGCCAACACACTTTTGGCACGGGTAGTATATGTGCCAGGCAACAATAATTAAAGTTTAGTACGGATACAAAATGGCTCATGGAAGTTATTGCCAAATAATTGCTACTGTCCGCTTGCATTGCTTTATATTAAGTAGGAGAGAATGGACCCCTTTACAAGCCAGGAAGTTGGCGGAGCCGTAAAGTATCGTCAGCATTATGAGGATGGAAAAATTAAAAGTCTAGGTCAGTCTCAGCTCATTCTAATTATCATTACAAATGCATAATATTTGCTATTGTTTGAATATGAAATTTGGTACGCATATAATAGATGTTGTGCCTTGTGAGTAGCTGTGATGTCACCTGGTAACTTACCCCTACAAAGTCATaaactccagctcctccttcCCAGGTGGGGAAAAAGGTAGCAAGAAACAACATctgacaaacacaaaaacaacaaatcattaCTTTTGTTCAGTGCTATGTAGAGGAAATAATAAAGCGTGCACTCACTTTGCATAGCTGGACAAATAGGTAGGTAGCTCCAGCTTGGACACACCTCCAGAAAGCATTGTACTCAGAACTAATAATATGATACATAGGATGAAGAAGACATGTTAAAAATATTGGAATCAAGTTTGAACTGCTTCTTAAATACTTAAAGCCTCAATTTCAGTATTACATGAGTGCCACCATATGCACAATACAAAGAAGATTATGCAGACCCTCGGAGCTTGGACAATAAGCTGATTAGTTTGATGTCTCTAGTAGAAGGAACTAAAGCATATAACAAAATAACTATAAAATCATAAACTGTAAAGAgtgaaacatttttcaaatgccTGTAGTTTGCATTATGAAGGCTTACGGCAATTTTGTTCCAAATCACAGTTCTGAAATGCACAAACTTTGTGTTaggccacaaataaataattcttTATTAATAATTTAGGATTCTCCGAGGTTTCCTAAACCCATTGAACGCTCCTTTTGTTTATAATACTTTTACTATTATTCTAATCCTGTTGACTGGATGTATGAACATTAGGTAcatattcaaaaaaatacttacagCCCGCTGCACTTATAAGTAATGAAGTAAGGGAAATATGCCAAAGCAAaacaatttccaaaatgaaatagGGTCATGACGGCTAGTCAAATAATCCGCTGGCCTGTTGaaagatacatttaaaaagaaaatatattagtGCATACATAACAACATGCGTAGAGTACATTCACAGTGTTTGACTGCATCGCCggatttaaattgaaattttcGATTgaatagattacatttattgtatatatgtgaatgaaaaaaatttgACTTTAGTATCTGAGCTACCAAAGGCACCGGCTTGATCGCACTCACTGGGTAACACTAAATCCGTCATGTCCATCGAACCACAAAAGAACGCGATATACATATAAGCGTTTCAAATATTAAAGAAACATTCAGCATAGAACGAATATCAATATTGGAAAGACGTCACTTACTACAATAATTATAACGGAGTAGAAGTCATGCAGCAGAGAATGACAACCGGAAATGGGGGTTGTACTACATTAAGATTCTTCCGACAGTGTAAAAGTAATTCGTTTGCCAAACGTTCCACGTCGCGTGTTCAAAGTCCTGCAGCACAAGAATAAGGGATgcaacacaattaaaaaaaatacattaaaatttgaatcaggtgtgttggtggagggagacatggaaaacag includes:
- the tmem147 gene encoding BOS complex subunit TMEM147, whose product is MTLFHFGNCFALAYFPYFITYKCSGLSEYNAFWRCVQAGATYLFVQLCKMLFLATFFPTWEGGAGVYDFVGEFMKATVDLADLLGLHLVMSRNAGKGEYKIMVAAMGWATAELVMSRCLPLWVGARGIEFDWKYIQMSFDSNISLVHYIGMAAVVWMFTRYDLPKSFRLPVTVLLALCVYKSFLMELFIHAFLLGSWTVLLVKGVLTGAISLCSLFLFVTLVHSN